The proteins below come from a single Xyrauchen texanus isolate HMW12.3.18 chromosome 3, RBS_HiC_50CHRs, whole genome shotgun sequence genomic window:
- the tmem248 gene encoding transmembrane protein 248, whose translation MVLLLNPLENLKTYISNRPPLVIFMVSVSAVAIAFLTIGYFFKIKEIKSPEMTEDWNTFLLRFNELDFCISENETLKHSLNESTTPESTVTRVTSSQARSSTQSPPILEDPGPINISVAITLTLDPLRPFGGYSRNITHLYASVIGQQVGLAGREAHEDMNITFTLPVAWSADDCILHGHCEQMVFSTCMTITAVSNVFPVSVQPPHCVPETYSNATSWYKIFTTARDSDTKYTQEYNPFWCYKGAIGKVYHTLNPKLTVIIPDDDRSLINLHLMHTSYFLFVMVITMFCYAVIKGRPGKVRQNNPDFCPEKVSLSAG comes from the exons ATG GTGTTGTTGTTGAATCCACTGGAGAATCTGAAGACCTACATAAGTAATCGTCCGCCACTGGTCATTTTTATGGTCAGCGTCAGTGCTGTGGCAATTGCTTTCCTCACTATTGGATACTTTTTTAAGATCAAGGAGATCAAATCACCTGAAATGACAGAG GATTGGAACACCTTCCTTCTCCGCTTCAATGAGCTTGACTTTTGCATCTCAGAAAATGAGACACTGAAGCACAGCTTGAACGAGTCCACTACGCCGGAGAGCACAGTAActagag TAACCAGCAGCCAGGCACGATCCAGCACCCAGTCGCCACCCATCCTGGAGGACCCAGGACCAATCAACATCTCTGTGGCCATCACACTAACTCTGGATCCATTGAGGCCATTTGGGGGCTATTCACGCAATATTACCCACCTTTACGCCAGTGTGATTGGTCAGCAAGTTGGCCTTGCTG GCAGAGAGGCCCATGAAGACATGAACATCACATTCACCCTGCCAGTAGCCTGGAGCGCCGATGACTGCATTCTACATGGCCATTGTGAGCAGATGGTATTTAGCACCTGTATGACCATTACAGCAGTCAGTAATGTCTTCCCTGTCTCAGT GCAACCACCCCACTGTGTCCCGGAGACCTACAGCAATGCCACATCCTGGTACAAGATTTTCACCACAGCACGAGACTCGGACACCAAGTACACACAGGAATATAACCCATTCTGGTGTTACAAAGGGGCCATTGGGAAAGTGTATCACACACTTAATCCCAAGCTCACTGTCATCATTCCAGAT GACGATCGCTCTCTCATTAATCTGCACCTTATGCACACCAGCTATTTCCTGTTTGTAATGGTCATCACAATGTTCTGCTATGCAGTCATCAAGGGAAGGCCTGGAAAGGTTCGACAGAACAACCCAGATTTCTGTCCAGAAAAG GTGTCCTTGTCAGCAGGGTAA